Proteins found in one Odocoileus virginianus isolate 20LAN1187 ecotype Illinois chromosome 10, Ovbor_1.2, whole genome shotgun sequence genomic segment:
- the FXYD6 gene encoding FXYD domain-containing ion transport regulator 6 isoform X3 → MEVVLLLLCGLLAPAVLASAAEQEKEKDPFHYDYQTLRIGGLVFAVVLFSVGILLILSRRCKCSFNQKPRAPGDEEAQVENLVTANATEPQKAEN, encoded by the exons ATGGAAGTGGTGCTGCTCCTTCTGTGTGGCCTCCTGGCCCCAGCGGTCCTGGCCAGTG CAGCTgagcaggagaaagaaaaggacccTTTTCACTATG ACTACCAGACCCTGAGAATTGGGGGGTTGGTGTTTGCCGTGGTCCTCTTTTCGGTGGGGATCCTGCTTATCCTCA GTCGCCGATGCAAGTGCAGTTTCAATCAGAAGCCGCG GGCTCCTGGGGATGAGGAGGCTCAGGTGGAGAACCTCGTCACTGCAAATG CCACGGAGCCCCAGAAAGCAGAGAACTGA
- the FXYD6 gene encoding FXYD domain-containing ion transport regulator 6 isoform X4 has translation MEVVLLLLCGLLAPAVLASAEQEKEKDPFHYDYQTLRIGGLVFAVVLFSVGILLILSRRCKCSFNQKPRAPGDEEAQVENLVTANATEPQKAEN, from the exons ATGGAAGTGGTGCTGCTCCTTCTGTGTGGCCTCCTGGCCCCAGCGGTCCTGGCCAGTG CTgagcaggagaaagaaaaggacccTTTTCACTATG ACTACCAGACCCTGAGAATTGGGGGGTTGGTGTTTGCCGTGGTCCTCTTTTCGGTGGGGATCCTGCTTATCCTCA GTCGCCGATGCAAGTGCAGTTTCAATCAGAAGCCGCG GGCTCCTGGGGATGAGGAGGCTCAGGTGGAGAACCTCGTCACTGCAAATG CCACGGAGCCCCAGAAAGCAGAGAACTGA
- the FXYD6 gene encoding FXYD domain-containing ion transport regulator 6 isoform X1 translates to MQTSSERLFPCLPHKGDAMEVVLLLLCGLLAPAVLASAEQEKEKDPFHYDYQTLRIGGLVFAVVLFSVGILLILSRRCKCSFNQKPRAPGDEEAQVENLVTANATEPQKAEN, encoded by the exons ATGCAGACCAGTTCTGAGAGGCTCTTCCCCTGCCTGCCACATAAAGGAG ACGCCATGGAAGTGGTGCTGCTCCTTCTGTGTGGCCTCCTGGCCCCAGCGGTCCTGGCCAGTG CTgagcaggagaaagaaaaggacccTTTTCACTATG ACTACCAGACCCTGAGAATTGGGGGGTTGGTGTTTGCCGTGGTCCTCTTTTCGGTGGGGATCCTGCTTATCCTCA GTCGCCGATGCAAGTGCAGTTTCAATCAGAAGCCGCG GGCTCCTGGGGATGAGGAGGCTCAGGTGGAGAACCTCGTCACTGCAAATG CCACGGAGCCCCAGAAAGCAGAGAACTGA
- the FXYD6 gene encoding FXYD domain-containing ion transport regulator 6 isoform X2, with translation MQTSSERLFPCLPHKGDAMEVVLLLLCGLLAPAVLASAAEQEKEKDPFHYDYQTLRIGGLVFAVVLFSVGILLILSRRCKCSFNQKPRAPGDEEAQVENLVTANATEPQKAEN, from the exons ATGCAGACCAGTTCTGAGAGGCTCTTCCCCTGCCTGCCACATAAAGGAG ACGCCATGGAAGTGGTGCTGCTCCTTCTGTGTGGCCTCCTGGCCCCAGCGGTCCTGGCCAGTG CAGCTgagcaggagaaagaaaaggacccTTTTCACTATG ACTACCAGACCCTGAGAATTGGGGGGTTGGTGTTTGCCGTGGTCCTCTTTTCGGTGGGGATCCTGCTTATCCTCA GTCGCCGATGCAAGTGCAGTTTCAATCAGAAGCCGCG GGCTCCTGGGGATGAGGAGGCTCAGGTGGAGAACCTCGTCACTGCAAATG CCACGGAGCCCCAGAAAGCAGAGAACTGA